GAGCCGCAATTGTGACATCAGATCATCAAGATTAATCCTGGTTTTTCTCATGGCCTGTTCAAGAAGCTTGCCATTTTGCACTAAAATAATAGGCTCTTCCTCTACAACTCTTCTTAACCTGGAAAACTTCAATGATAAAGTACTTAAAACTATTTGAAAGCCAGCCAGGGCGCCTACCGTAATCATTACACCAACAAGGCTGCTGGTACTGCTGCTCAGTGCACCGGCTGCGGTGCTTCCAATTATAATACTTATAATGAAATCAAACAGTGTTAACCTGCCGATTTCCCTCTGCCCCATTAGCTTTGTTAATAATAACAAGAAACAATATATAACCGCTACCCTTGCCAACCACTGAACTACAGTAAGGGTTTGTTGGGGTTCCCAAAAAGGCATTTATTAATTCCTCCTTACGTTTAGGTTATATGTTGCCCGTTAAACTTGTTTTTATAGCATCCAAATTAAAAAGTAGTATTAATTGCGAACAACTCTTGACGAGTGGTTGTTTTTAACCAAATTTTGGCTCTTGCTTAGATTGCTTTTGATGCCCAATACGAAACAAGGCCACAGCAAATCAAAAAACGGCTTGCTGCATATTCTGCCTATATAATGGGTAACAATTTAGATTCCTGTCTTCCTTTTCTTCCAAACTATATACGTAAGCCACATTAACTAACTACTAACTACTAACTACTAACTACACTTCTATTTCAATCACCCCCAAACAATAAAACTTCGAGCGCCTACCCGAAGCTAAAATGCAAAGCTTTAATTTTTTGAACTCAAAAACAAATTTTTTAGGTCCACTGCCTGGATCTTGCTGCCAATAAATGCTGGTTTACACTTCAAACAATAAGCGACATAACTTCCTTTTACACATATACCAAAAAGGTGTAGAATAAATCCAGTAATATCAATTTTGCTATTGAAAGGATCAAGCGTAACGAATGGATAAAGATCAGTTAGAGCAAAAATGTGGATCTAAAAGTAATTCAGCATTCATAGAAACTGTAAAATCAGTTGTTATAGCGGTTCTACTTGCATTAATTATTAGAATGTTCGTTTTTGAGCCGTTTTATATCCCAAGCGGGTCTATGGTTCCTACTTTACAGGTAGGGGATAGAATCATTGTCAGTAAACTTTCTTACCATTTCACAAAACCAAACTTGGGCGATATTATGGTTTTTAAATTTCCCCTTGATCCCAGCACTGACTTCGTAAAACGGACAATAGGCACCGCTAAAGATACTGTAGAAAGTCGAAACAGTGAGTTATATATTAACGATAAAAGGGTAGAGGAAAATTACTTGCCACCGGAACTGCATTTTGATAACTTTGGGCCGGTAAAGGTGCCGCCAGGCAACTACTTTATGATGGGAGACAACCGCAATCATAGTCAAGATAGCAGAGCATGGGGGCCACTGCCGGAGGATAATATCATCGGTAAAGCCGTTCTTATTTACTGGCCCCTTAACCGCATAAAGTTATTGTAGAACATTTTACCTGCAAAGCGCAGCCATAAGAGCCTTGTCTTGAGCCAAGTTATTACAGCATATGCATGTGGGCTACATAACTACTCTCTCATATTGACAACCACCTCCCATAAAAAGAAAAAAGCTTCGAGCGTAAACCCGAAGTTAAAAATAAAC
The Bacillota bacterium genome window above contains:
- the lepB gene encoding signal peptidase I, whose protein sequence is MDKDQLEQKCGSKSNSAFIETVKSVVIAVLLALIIRMFVFEPFYIPSGSMVPTLQVGDRIIVSKLSYHFTKPNLGDIMVFKFPLDPSTDFVKRTIGTAKDTVESRNSELYINDKRVEENYLPPELHFDNFGPVKVPPGNYFMMGDNRNHSQDSRAWGPLPEDNIIGKAVLIYWPLNRIKLL
- a CDS encoding DUF421 domain-containing protein, with protein sequence MPFWEPQQTLTVVQWLARVAVIYCFLLLLTKLMGQREIGRLTLFDFIISIIIGSTAAGALSSSTSSLVGVMITVGALAGFQIVLSTLSLKFSRLRRVVEEEPIILVQNGKLLEQAMRKTRINLDDLMSQLRLKGYFFLGQVEFAVLEPDGKISVMPKSQNRAVTPQDLGLPTKYEGYPTMLIEDGNIINENLERNNLSEKWLYEQLKNFNISSPRDVLAAMLDTQGRFYYSLKNSASERTAS